One region of Eretmochelys imbricata isolate rEreImb1 chromosome 2, rEreImb1.hap1, whole genome shotgun sequence genomic DNA includes:
- the NQO2 gene encoding ribosyldihydronicotinamide dehydrogenase [quinone]: MAGRKVLIIYAHQEPKSLNGSLKNLAVEELSKQGCTVTTSDLYAMQFEPRATRNDIIGCLHSSEHFDYGVESWEAYKRRCLASDLIEEQRKVQAADLVIFQFPLYWFSMPAIMRGWIDRVLVQGFAHNFPQCYDDGLLKNKLALLSFTTGGDEEMFSKGGVSGDIRYLLWPIQHGIMHFCGFKVLAPQICFAPKYVTEEKRKEMLTSWAQRLKTIWEEKPINCTPELYFK; encoded by the exons ATGGCAG GGAGAAAAGTACTAATAATTTATGCACATCAAGAGCCCAAATCTCTAAATGGATCCTTAAAGAATCTTGCAGTAGAAGAATTGAGCAAACAGGGCTGCACCGTCACCACATCAGATCTGTACGCAATGCAATTTGAGCCACGAGCAACAAGAAATGATATCATTG GCTGTCTGCACAGCTCAGAACACTTTGATTATGGAGTGGAATCATGGGAAGCTTACAAGAGAAGATGCTTGGCTAGTGATTTGATTGAGGAACAGAGGAAGGTTCAAGCTGCTGATTTAGTGATTTTTCAG tTTCCCTTGTATTGGTTCAGCATGCCTGCCATCATGAGGGGCTGGATAGACAGAGTCTTGGTCCAAGGATTTGCTCACAATTTCCCACAGTGTTATGATGATGGCTTACTCAAG AATAAACTAGCCCTACTTTCATTTACCACTGGAGGAGATGAAGaaatgttttcaaaaggaggGGTCAGTGGTGACATTCGCTATCTCCTGTGGCCCATCCAG CATGGTATAATGCACTTCTGTGGTTTCAAAGTCCTTGCTCCTCAGATCTGCTTTGCTCCCAAGTACGtgacagaagagaaaagaaaggagatGCTGACCTCCTGGGCACAGCGACTGAAGACTATCTGGGAGGAAAAGCCTATAAACTGCACTCCTGAGTTGTATTTTAAGTAA